One genomic window of Pocillopora verrucosa isolate sample1 chromosome 8, ASM3666991v2, whole genome shotgun sequence includes the following:
- the LOC131779950 gene encoding hsp70-binding protein 1 isoform X2 — translation MMKYLQILEKPCDTNNADDDLGEKEDAFEELSMIVEDLDNANDFHKIGGYQVMIKCLSSEHSSLRWRAADILAVCVQNNPYCQKAAMEMNILPTLTSLLETDQLDQVRIKALYAISGLTRDFPKAEEAFLKDDGVSMLFRTMQAENEKLITKSAFMTRNLLMTNPTLKETLFKMGLTEQLVGLLRGPQNSSRSHVINLFKTFVMDYPPAINECQRSEFDLERLLSSIITSSMEDDPDAHEDMILNCKELLNICFKK, via the exons atgatgaaatatttacaaattttggaaaaacctTGTGACACAAATAATGCTGATGATGACCTTGGGGAGAAGGAAGATGCATTTGAGGAATTGTCCATGATTGTTGAAGATTTAGATAATGCAAACG ATTTTCACAAGATTGGAGGCTATCAGGTGATGATTAAATGCCTCTCAAGTGAACACAG CTCTTTAAGATGGAGAGCAGCTGACATTTTGGCAGTGTGTGTTCAGAATAACCCATACTGTCAAAAGGCAGCAATGGAAATGAACATCCTTCCAACACTTACTTCTTTGCTTGAAACTGACCAGTTGGATCAAGTGAGAATCAAAGCTTTATATGCAATATCAG GTTTAACAAGAGATTTTCCCAAAGCTGAGGAGGCATTTTTAAAAGATGATGGAGTTTCGATGTTATTTCGAACAATGcaagcagaaaatgaaaaactgatAACTAAGTCTGCATTCATGACAAGGAATTTGCTGATGACAAATCCTACACTTAAAG AAACTCTCTTCAAGATGGGCCTTACTGAGCAGCTTGTTGGATTATTACGAGGTCCTCAGAATTCCTCTCGATCACATGTAATAAATCTGTTCAAGACCTTTGTGATGGATTATCCACCAGCCATAAATGAGTGCCAAAGATCTGAATTTGATTTGGAGAGACTTCTGTCATCTATAATTACATCCAGTATGGAAGATGACCCAGATGCACATGAG gataTGATCCTTAATTGCAAGGAATTGCTGAATATTTGCTTCAAAAAATAG
- the LOC131779948 gene encoding vezatin-like: MEDEDVVLENSPLQKYLNEIGYVDFEDTNGRKRQEEFEKSNHGSVWTYKDCLVEFSQTVIELARYIYSSSLSWFVLVPSVNDIETFRNDYIVTVYKSQTLKKDDISFLSQFDPKLFVSAKAEMASGFGEWKSFAHGNYILSLILLVISLLLVKIDGLLFPSVLAFLVILFASSARVLLRYFFIHRHQTNLVALKRFAQQTKQLTLLVKRSIKFIQEIELTSKGYTMVGPMMPAFFSGDSENLAESVIFPTLRKNIMENTEPVLLSIQNSAKELLFHFPLPPELTKIFTYFSTGSIGNLHVGIKEIVPDDSTEKVSLQGLKNVASLLSSLQSEFLSRFLLCLSLEVNDGNLNQLYIKLFKNIEKIFGISLKMIECSVVSIERCYHVHESYCFMSKECEKPPVKPCVDQTARALDITLRSIQRHLQVGILRVESIQKERCQLLGPKGDHDSKAKNSLPLNLETAFKWIKSDLESALTCWQEGEELFNKLLGKEPTANQNKVSCDTKSDEILEESQNLYTLDLTEDVEEGDNVYEAFSDPYEEVVIDQKALNVEDVEKEQREARENKRLLQELKTVLLSKAKDPLIGTAGFVQPAVKQPTHNLLNVSNTDSKTWPHGGQGGLTTLKEDETKICFNLRDSCHQKWLSSNEAHSQVSCIHANEHPVRPPSLLGTFPSSVAVSVAAAAAAHSRAMGLNEESFFSDDTD, translated from the coding sequence atggaagacGAGGATGTAGTTTTGGAAAACTCACCCTTGCAAAAATACCTCAACGAAATCGGTTATGTTGACTTTGAAGACACGAATGGTCGGAAAAGGCAAGAAGAGTTTGAAAAGAGCAACCATGGTTCCGTTTGGACCTACAAAGATTGTCTCGTTGAGTTTTCACAGACCGTAATTGAGCTTGCTCGGTATATTTACAGCTCGTCTTTGTCGTGGTTTGTTTTAGTACCTTCAGTGAATGATATTGAAACTTTCAGGAATGACTACATCGTGACTGTGTATAAATCACAAACACTGAAGAAGGATGACATCAGTTTTTTATCCCAGTTTGATCCGAAACTATTCGTTAGTGCTAAAGCGGAAATGGCAAGTGGTTTTGGCGAATGGAAATCTTTTGCTCATGGAAACTAtattttatctttaattttGCTGGTTATTTCTCTGCTTCTGGTAAAGATTGACGGTCTTctctttccttctgttttggcatttttggtgatactctttgCGTCCTCTGCTAGAGTTTTACTGCGATATTTCTTCATTCATCGTCATCAGACAAATTTAGTTGCACTGAAACGGTTTGCACAGCAGACAAAACAACTGACTCTCCTGGTGAAAAGATCTATAAAATTCATTCAAGAAATAGAACTAACATCAAAAGGTTATACCATGGTAGGCCCAATGATGCCTGCATTTTTCTCAGGAGACAGTGAAAACTTGGCAGAATCAGTGATATTTCCAacattaagaaaaaacattatgGAAAATACTGAGCCTGTGTTGTTGTCTATACAGAATTCTGCTAAGGAGCtactctttcattttcctctccCACCAGAACTTACTAAGATATTTACATACTTTTCAACAGGATCCATTGGAAATCTGCATGTAGGAATCAAGGAAATTGTGCCAGATGACTCAACTGAAAAAGTGTCATTGCAGGGCTTAAAAAATGTGGCTTCATTACTTTCAAGCCTGCAGTCAGAATTTCTTAGTAGATTCTTGCTTTGTTTATCACTTGAAGTAAATGATGGTAACTTGAATCAATTATACATCAAACTCTTTAAAAATATAGAGAAGATATTtggaatttcattgaaaatgatAGAATGTTCTGTAGTATCAATTGAGAGATGTTATCATGTACATGAAAGTTACTGTTTCATGAGCAAAGAGTGTGAAAAGCCTCCTGTGAAGCCTTGTGTCGATCAGACAGCAAGGGCTCTTGATATAACTCTTCGTAGCATTCAACGGCACCTTCAGGTGGGAATTTTGAGAGTAGAGTCCATTCAAAAGGAAAGATGCCAATTGTTAGGGCCTAAAGGAGATCATGACTCTAAAGCCAAGAATTCACTCCCTTTGAATTTAGAGACAGCATTTAAGTGGATAAAAAGTGATCTTGAGTCTGCATTAACCTGTTGGCAGGAGGGTGAGGAACTCTTCAACAAACTTCTAGGTAAAGAACCTACTGCAAATCAGAACAAAGTTTCTTGTGACACCAAGAGTGATGAAATATTGGAAGAATCACAGAATCTTTACACACTGGACCTGACAGAGGATGTTGAAGAGGGTGATAATGTATATGAGGCCTTTTCTGATCCATATGAAGAAGTTGTGATTGACCAAAAGGCTCTAAATGTTGAGGATGTTGAAAAAGAGCAGAGAGAAGCAAGGGAAAACAAGCGACTGTTACAAGAACTGAAGACTGTTTTGCTTTCAAAGGCAAAGGATCCACTCATTGGCACTGCAGGATTTGTCCAACCTGCAGTGAAACAACCTACCCATAATCTCCTCAATGTATCAAACACAGATAGTAAAACATGGCCTCATGGTGGCCAAGGTGGACTTACAACACTGAAAGAAGACGAAACAAAAATCTGTTTCAATCTCAGGGACTCCTGTCATCAAAAGTGGCTGTCCTCAAATGAGGCACACAGTCAGGTGTCTTGTATACATGCAAACGAGCATCCCGTTAGACCCCCTTCGCTGTTGGGAACTTTCCCGTCTTCAGTGGCTGTTTCAGTTGCTGCTGCAGCAGCTGCACACAGTAGGGCTATGGGATTGAATGAGGAATCCTTTTTTAGTGATGACACAGACTGA
- the LOC131779950 gene encoding hsp70-binding protein 1 isoform X1: protein MAGREEDERRYPRNLQGVMQFALNHSDDPTNSSSSAFQEMSKERREWLQEALSSIAEDTDVKRMMKYLQILEKPCDTNNADDDLGEKEDAFEELSMIVEDLDNANDFHKIGGYQVMIKCLSSEHSSLRWRAADILAVCVQNNPYCQKAAMEMNILPTLTSLLETDQLDQVRIKALYAISGLTRDFPKAEEAFLKDDGVSMLFRTMQAENEKLITKSAFMTRNLLMTNPTLKETLFKMGLTEQLVGLLRGPQNSSRSHVINLFKTFVMDYPPAINECQRSEFDLERLLSSIITSSMEDDPDAHEDMILNCKELLNICFKK from the exons ATGGCCGGTCGCGAAGAAGATGAAAGAAGATATCCACGCAACTTACAGGGAGTAATGCAGTTTGCTCTTAATCATTCAGACGATCCCACGAATTCATCTTCCAGTGCGTTCCAGGAAATGAGTAAGGAG agAAGAGAATGGCTCCAGGAAGCATTATCATCTATAGCTGAGGACACAGATGTCAAAAGAatgatgaaatatttacaaattttggaaaaacctTGTGACACAAATAATGCTGATGATGACCTTGGGGAGAAGGAAGATGCATTTGAGGAATTGTCCATGATTGTTGAAGATTTAGATAATGCAAACG ATTTTCACAAGATTGGAGGCTATCAGGTGATGATTAAATGCCTCTCAAGTGAACACAG CTCTTTAAGATGGAGAGCAGCTGACATTTTGGCAGTGTGTGTTCAGAATAACCCATACTGTCAAAAGGCAGCAATGGAAATGAACATCCTTCCAACACTTACTTCTTTGCTTGAAACTGACCAGTTGGATCAAGTGAGAATCAAAGCTTTATATGCAATATCAG GTTTAACAAGAGATTTTCCCAAAGCTGAGGAGGCATTTTTAAAAGATGATGGAGTTTCGATGTTATTTCGAACAATGcaagcagaaaatgaaaaactgatAACTAAGTCTGCATTCATGACAAGGAATTTGCTGATGACAAATCCTACACTTAAAG AAACTCTCTTCAAGATGGGCCTTACTGAGCAGCTTGTTGGATTATTACGAGGTCCTCAGAATTCCTCTCGATCACATGTAATAAATCTGTTCAAGACCTTTGTGATGGATTATCCACCAGCCATAAATGAGTGCCAAAGATCTGAATTTGATTTGGAGAGACTTCTGTCATCTATAATTACATCCAGTATGGAAGATGACCCAGATGCACATGAG gataTGATCCTTAATTGCAAGGAATTGCTGAATATTTGCTTCAAAAAATAG